A single window of Rubripirellula lacrimiformis DNA harbors:
- a CDS encoding type I restriction endonuclease — MDLIDTLDRLASRLDQHASVLSTEEATKQTLVLPVINALGYNVFDPLEVIPEFTADVGTKKGEKVDYAIHLDGVPMILIECKMYGAALSLNHASQLYRYFSVTDARFGVLTNGTKYWFYSDIESPNKMDSKPFFEFDLLDYDTRDVAELKKFSKATFDLDNILSNASELKYAQQIKKSLADEFDEPSEDFVRMFTSRVYAGRFTGAVNEQFRILVKNAFRSFVAEQINDRLKAALRGGEAHLIPVNPIAEDQTADAGEADDDGIETTQDEIEGYHVVRAILARSVNPARIVMRDTKSYCGILLDDNNRKPICRLHFNRAKKFIGLFDAAKNEERIAIESPLDIYTFADRLIESVMNYDTKSPVQDENPNTTPGTSTGE, encoded by the coding sequence ATGGATCTCATTGACACCCTGGATCGCCTCGCATCTCGCTTGGACCAACATGCAAGCGTTCTTTCGACTGAAGAAGCAACAAAACAAACCCTCGTGCTGCCAGTGATCAATGCACTCGGCTACAACGTCTTCGATCCTCTAGAGGTCATTCCCGAATTCACCGCAGATGTCGGAACGAAAAAGGGTGAGAAGGTTGATTACGCGATCCACCTCGATGGCGTTCCAATGATTCTGATTGAATGCAAAATGTACGGCGCCGCGCTTTCGCTGAATCATGCATCGCAGCTCTACCGCTATTTTTCTGTGACGGACGCGAGATTTGGTGTTCTTACTAACGGAACCAAATACTGGTTTTATTCCGACATCGAGTCGCCCAACAAAATGGACAGCAAGCCATTCTTCGAATTCGACTTACTCGACTACGACACTCGCGATGTTGCCGAACTGAAGAAGTTCTCGAAGGCGACATTTGATCTCGACAACATCCTTAGCAATGCCAGTGAATTGAAGTATGCCCAACAGATCAAGAAGTCATTGGCAGATGAATTTGACGAACCGTCGGAGGATTTTGTTCGGATGTTTACCTCACGCGTCTACGCTGGACGATTCACCGGCGCGGTAAACGAGCAATTTAGGATCTTGGTGAAGAACGCATTTCGCTCCTTTGTCGCCGAACAGATAAACGATCGACTCAAAGCTGCATTGCGAGGCGGCGAAGCTCACCTGATCCCAGTCAATCCTATCGCTGAAGATCAAACCGCGGACGCTGGTGAAGCCGATGACGATGGGATCGAGACCACTCAAGACGAAATCGAAGGCTACCACGTCGTCCGAGCAATCCTCGCTCGGAGCGTAAATCCAGCAAGAATCGTGATGAGAGACACAAAAAGTTACTGCGGTATCTTGTTAGACGACAACAATCGAAAGCCCATTTGCCGACTGCACTTCAATCGCGCGAAGAAGTTCATTGGGCTATTTGATGCTGCCAAAAACGAAGAACGGATCGCGATCGAGTCACCATTGGATATTTACACCTTCGCCGATCGGTTGATCGAGAGCGTTATGAATTACGACACCAAGAGTCCGGTACAGGACGAAAACCCAAATACTACGCCCGGCACGTCCACCGGCGAGTAA